Below is a window of Candidatus Methylomirabilota bacterium DNA.
CGTCCACCGCCACCGCGCCGCTGGGGCCCGCGATCAAAGGATTGATCTCGATCTCCCCCAGCTCGGGGAGATCCACCATGAGCTGCGAGAACGACGCGACGACTTCGGCCAGTGCCTGGCGATCCGCGGGAGGCTGGCCGCGCACTCCGCGTAGCACCGGCGCCATCCGCAGCTCGTCGAGCATCAGCCGTGCCTCAGCCGGCGAGACCGGTGCCAGGCGCGCTGCCGTGTCGGCGAGGACCTCGACGTAGATCCCGCCGAAACCGACCACGACCATCGGGCCGAACTGGGCGTCCCGCACGCCCCCGAGCAGGAGCTCCGGGCCGCAATCTGAGGCCATGGCCTGAACGAGGAGACCGCGGATGACTGCGTTCGGTCGGCTGGCCGCCACGCGGGCGAGCATCGCGGCGGCGGCCCGGTGCACCGCGGCCCGATCGCGGAGGTCGAGGACGACGCCCCCCACCTCGCTCTTGTGCGTAATGTCGGGCGACACGATCTTGAGCGCCACCGGGAAGCCGATGGCGTCGGCCACCGCCGCCGCGTCGTCGGCGTTCTTGGCCAGCCGGGCAGCGACGCAGGCGATGCGATAGTCGGTCAGCAAAGGAGCCAGATCCTCCATGCCAAGCCGGCCCGGATCGGCGCCGAGCCCACCCAGCCAAGTGCGTGCCGCCCGCGTATCGGCTGGCGGGGACATTGGCGGAGCGGCGCTCCGGCGCTCCGCGAGCCGCGCCATGCCCGCCAGGGTCTTCACCGCAGGCTCGGGGAACGCGTAGCAGGGCACGCCGGCCTCCTCGAGCGTGCGCACACCGGGCGCCACCCGCACTCCCCCCACGAACGCAGCCACCACCGGGATGGGCCAGCCTCGCGTCGTCGCCGCGATCGTTCGCGCTACGCTGGCAGAGTCGGTGGCGGCCTGCGGGGTGAGCAACACGAGCACCGCGTCGGCGTGATCGCTGTCGAGCGTGTGCAGCGCGTGGCTGTAGCGGCGCGCGTCGGCATCGCCCACGAGGTCCACCGGATTGCCGAGACTGGCGGTGGCCGGCAGCCCCTCGGCCAGGCGCCGGCGGACGGACTCACCGAGCGGCTCCATGGTGAGCCCGGCGGCCCGGGCCGCGTCCGCCGCGACGATGCCGAGGCCGCCGCCGTTGGTCACGACCACGAGACGGCGGCCGCGCGGAAGCGGCTGACTGGCAAGCCCGCGGGCGAGATCGAACAGCTCCTCGACGGTGTCCACGCGCAGTGCTCCGGCCCGACGGACCGCGGCATCGAAGGCGCGATCCGATCCGGCGAGCGCGCCGGTATGGGAGGACACCGCGCGAGCGCCCTCCGGCGAGCGGCCGGTCTTGAGGATGACCACCGGCTTGACCGCCGCGGCGGCGCCGAGCGCGTCGAGGAATCGCTTGCCATCGGCGACGCCCTCGAAATAACCCGCGATCACCCGGGTCTCCGGATCGGCGGCCATGGCCTCGAGCAGATCGCTCTCGTTCACGTCGGCCTGGTTGCCGAGCGAGGCGAAGAGGGAGAAGCCGACCCGGCGTTCGCGCGCCCAGTCCAGGATCGCGACCGCCAGCGCCCCCGAATGCGAGATGAATGCGATGCCGCCAGGCTCCGGCATTCCGGGTGCGAATGTTACGTTGAGGCGGGACGACGGGCGGATCCAGCCGAGGCAGTTAGGACCCAGAACCCGCATCGTCCGGCCGCGCATCCATGCCCGCAGATCGGCCTCGCGCTGTATCCCCGCCCCACCCGTCTCCCGGAATCCGGCGGAGATCACCACGACGCCTCCCACCCGCTTGGCCGCGCACTGCTCGAGGACCGGAAGCACGCCCGCCGCGGGCACCGCAATCACCGCCAGGTCCACCGGGCCGTCCACGTCGAGCACGCTCGGCACCGCCGGGAGCCCCTGCACGTTCCTCGCGTGGGCATTCACCGGGATCACGCGGCCGCGAAAGCCGGCGGCACGCAGGTTGGCCACAACGCTGCCGCCGACCTTGAACGGATCGCGCGAGGCTCCGATCACCGCCACGCTGGCGGGATCCAGAAACGGAGCCAGCGATTCACGGGCGGGAGTCACGCGGGTTCGCGAACCATGAGCACCGGGCACGGGGCGAGGCGGACCACGCGATCCGCCACACTCCCGAGCAGCGCGCGGTCGAACCCGCTGCGACCGTGAGTGCCGATCACGATGAGATCGGCGCGCTCGTCTCGGGCCAGCGCCACGATTTCCTCGTATGGCACGCCGGTGCGGAGGGCGGCCCGCGCGGCCAGCCCTTCGCCACGCGCCTTGCCCACCCAGTCCTCGAGCGAAGATGTCGCCCACTCTCGGGCCTGTCGGTACACTTCGCGCACGCTCCCCATCGAGAAGGGGCCCTCGCGGTAGAGCGGGGCCTCGCTCAAGACATGGGTCAGGACCAGCTCGCCACGGGAGGTCGCGGCGACGCGGCGGGCGAGACTCCACGCCTCCTCCGAGCAGGACGAAAAGTCCGTGGCGACGACGATGCGATAGAACATGGTGGCACCTCCCTCCTGCAATGGCTAGCTTGCAACGCGAGTGCCATTGAAGACGATTGCCAATTCAAGGCCTTGGCTGCGTACCGGCGTGCGGACCGAGGCGGCGATGTCCCCGCCGTGGCGCCGACGCCCCAGTGATCAAGCGGCCCCAAGCCTTCCAGATCTCCAACGCTCCGACCGGCCACAGCACCCCCACGGCCAGCCCGAGCCAGTGTGCGCTGCCGAGCGGCGCGGTGCCGAGCAGTCGGGCCAGCGGCCCATACTCGATGGCCAGCCACTGCAGCCCGAAGAGAACGACGAGTGACGACGGCACCCAGGGATTCGGCGGAAGCTGCCACCAGTTCAGCTTCGTGGAGCGGCAATTCATGGCCTGAAAAGGATGGATCAGCACGAGTGCCGTGAAGGCCATCGTGTTCGCCACCGCTCCTGCTCCCTCGCTCCAGATCACCCAGAGATAGGCGCTGAGCACTCCCGCGGCCAATAGCGCGCCCTCGACGAGGACGCGCAACCCGAAGCGCCCGGTGACCAGCGCCTCGGCTGGATCGCGGGGTGGCCGCCGCATGACCTGGTCATCGGCTGGATCCCGGATCAGGGCCATCGCCGGCAGGATGTCGGTGACCAGGTTCACCCAGAGGATCTGCAGCGGGAGGAGCGGCGTCGGACAGCCGAGCAGGATCGCCACGAAGACGGTGAGGATCTCGGACAAGTTGCAGGAGAAGAGAAAGTGGATCACCTTCCTCAGGTTGGCGTAGATGACCCGGCCTTCCCGGACCGCCTCGACGATCGTGGCGAAGTTGTCGTCGGTCAGCACCAGGTCCGACGCCTCGCGCGCCACGTCGGTGCCGTGACGGCCCATCGCGATCCCGATATCGGCGCGGACGAGCGCGGGGGCGTCGTTGACGCCGTCGCCGGTCATGGCCACGATCTCGCCGCGGTCCTGGAGCTCGGCGACGAGGGCGAGCTTACCCTCGGGGCTCATCCGGCTCCGGATCGCCTCGGGGGCGAGCCCGAGCTGTCGGCCCACCGACTCCGCGGTGAGCTGCTGATCGCCGGTCAGCATGATCGTGCGGATGCCGGCATCCTCGCACGCCGCGATCGATCCACTCACGGCCGGCCGCACTGGGTCCGTCGCACCCAGAAACCCCAGGAACACCAGGTCCTCCACCGCAGCGCCCTCGATGTCGGGAACCGGCCGCCAGGCGATGGCGAGCACGCGGAGGCCCTCGCGAGCGAGCGCACGGTTCTCTTCGAGCAGCCGGAC
It encodes the following:
- a CDS encoding universal stress protein; its protein translation is MFYRIVVATDFSSCSEEAWSLARRVAATSRGELVLTHVLSEAPLYREGPFSMGSVREVYRQAREWATSSLEDWVGKARGEGLAARAALRTGVPYEEIVALARDERADLIVIGTHGRSGFDRALLGSVADRVVRLAPCPVLMVREPA
- a CDS encoding acetate--CoA ligase family protein — its product is MAVIGASRDPFKVGGSVVANLRAAGFRGRVIPVNAHARNVQGLPAVPSVLDVDGPVDLAVIAVPAAGVLPVLEQCAAKRVGGVVVISAGFRETGGAGIQREADLRAWMRGRTMRVLGPNCLGWIRPSSRLNVTFAPGMPEPGGIAFISHSGALAVAILDWARERRVGFSLFASLGNQADVNESDLLEAMAADPETRVIAGYFEGVADGKRFLDALGAAAAVKPVVILKTGRSPEGARAVSSHTGALAGSDRAFDAAVRRAGALRVDTVEELFDLARGLASQPLPRGRRLVVVTNGGGLGIVAADAARAAGLTMEPLGESVRRRLAEGLPATASLGNPVDLVGDADARRYSHALHTLDSDHADAVLVLLTPQAATDSASVARTIAATTRGWPIPVVAAFVGGVRVAPGVRTLEEAGVPCYAFPEPAVKTLAGMARLAERRSAAPPMSPPADTRAARTWLGGLGADPGRLGMEDLAPLLTDYRIACVAARLAKNADDAAAVADAIGFPVALKIVSPDITHKSEVGGVVLDLRDRAAVHRAAAAMLARVAASRPNAVIRGLLVQAMASDCGPELLLGGVRDAQFGPMVVVGFGGIYVEVLADTAARLAPVSPAEARLMLDELRMAPVLRGVRGQPPADRQALAEVVASFSQLMVDLPELGEIEINPLIAGPSGAVAVDARARLGE